The following are encoded in a window of Streptomyces sp. Go-475 genomic DNA:
- a CDS encoding SCO family protein produces the protein MRTKTFAAAALLAAASLTLTACGSGDDSNKPVAVVSEEAGSDKAATVLDKPFEKPDLVLTDTQGKKYDLRKETQGKPTLIYFGYTHCPDVCPLTMNNIAVAKKQLPKAEQDDLRVVFVTTDPQRDTPAELGKWLKGIDAQFVGLTGDFATIQAGARTLGISIDPPHKDKNGKIVSEHGTQVIAFSPKTDGGYVLYGEDATVQDYTKDLPKIVKGENP, from the coding sequence ATGCGCACCAAGACCTTCGCCGCGGCCGCTCTGCTCGCCGCCGCCTCCCTGACCCTGACCGCCTGCGGCAGCGGCGACGACAGCAACAAGCCCGTCGCCGTGGTGTCGGAGGAGGCCGGCTCCGACAAGGCCGCCACCGTCCTCGACAAGCCCTTCGAGAAGCCGGACCTGGTCCTCACCGACACGCAGGGCAAGAAGTACGACCTCCGCAAGGAGACCCAGGGCAAGCCCACGCTGATCTACTTCGGCTACACCCACTGCCCCGACGTCTGCCCGCTGACGATGAACAACATCGCCGTCGCCAAGAAGCAGCTGCCCAAGGCCGAGCAGGACGACCTGCGCGTGGTGTTCGTCACCACCGACCCCCAGCGCGACACCCCGGCCGAACTCGGCAAGTGGCTCAAGGGCATCGACGCGCAGTTCGTCGGTCTCACCGGCGACTTCGCGACCATCCAGGCCGGTGCCCGCACCCTCGGCATCTCCATCGATCCGCCGCACAAGGACAAGAACGGCAAGATCGTCTCCGAGCACGGCACCCAGGTCATCGCGTTCTCGCCGAAGACCGACGGCGGCTATGTGCTCTACGGCGAGGACGCCACCGTCCAGGACTACACCAAGGACCTCCCCAAGATCGTCAAGGGGGAGAACCCGTGA
- a CDS encoding YcnI family protein, protein MKVSRIAAAGAAAGVTVLALSAPAFAHVTVQPEGTAAKGGYAVVDFKVPNERDNASTTKLEVSFPTDHPLASVMPEPMPGWKIEVTKSKLDKPLEMHGEKISEAVTKVTWTADGKGIEPGYFEKFPVSIGTLPEDTDQLVFKALQTYSNKEVVRWIEVPQKGQEEPDNPAPVLELSAASEDGHHDSAAGDDSGTGSAEKASADTAASDSASSDNTDTTARVLGIVGIVVGAAGVAYGVLAGRRRTNA, encoded by the coding sequence ATGAAGGTTTCCCGTATCGCCGCGGCCGGTGCCGCCGCCGGTGTCACCGTCCTCGCCCTGTCCGCGCCCGCGTTCGCGCACGTCACCGTGCAGCCCGAGGGCACGGCCGCGAAGGGCGGCTACGCGGTCGTGGACTTCAAGGTCCCCAACGAGCGCGACAACGCCTCGACCACGAAGCTCGAGGTCAGCTTCCCGACCGACCACCCGCTCGCCTCCGTCATGCCGGAGCCGATGCCGGGCTGGAAGATCGAGGTCACCAAGTCCAAGCTGGACAAGCCGCTCGAGATGCACGGCGAGAAGATCTCCGAGGCCGTCACCAAGGTCACCTGGACCGCCGACGGCAAGGGCATCGAGCCCGGCTACTTCGAGAAGTTCCCGGTCTCCATCGGCACCCTGCCCGAGGACACCGACCAGCTGGTGTTCAAGGCCCTCCAGACGTACTCCAACAAGGAGGTCGTCCGCTGGATCGAGGTGCCGCAGAAGGGCCAGGAGGAGCCCGACAACCCGGCCCCGGTGCTGGAGCTGTCCGCCGCCTCCGAGGACGGGCACCACGACAGCGCGGCCGGTGACGACTCCGGCACCGGGTCGGCCGAGAAGGCCTCCGCCGACACCGCCGCCTCCGACTCCGCCTCGTCCGACAACACCGACACCACCGCCCGCGTCCTGGGCATCGTCGGCATCGTGGTCGGCGCGGCCGGTGTCGCCTACGGCGTGCTCGCCGGGCGTCGGCGCACCAACGCCTGA
- a CDS encoding copper resistance protein CopC: MTQTIAPRVRTLVLLLLAAACALLAGAGPASAHAAVTGSDPAQGAVVDKAPARITLTFSEQVAMSDDSLRVLDPEGKRVDLGKPSDVSGTTYAVRLRSGLSDGTYTVAYQVVSADSHPVSGAYTFSVGAPSKTSVTVSGQGTDDGVVGWLYGFGRYVSYAGFIVMVGGAAFVLACWPRGSGVRPVQRFVVSGWLALTAATLALLLLRGSFTGSGKVADVLDLSLLGQVLQTKTGAALVSRLLLLAAAALFIAVLFGSYDKRDDPREKRDLTFGLAIGGVVVAAGLAASWAMSEHASVGLQAGIAMPVDVVHLLAVAAWLGGLGALLAALYRAPADAPVDASAVRRFSRVAFGSVLALIATGAYQSWRQLGSWSAFTDTRYGQLLLAKIALVVVLVGVAWISRRWTGRLTEAVPAEREKVRAGVGASGDTDAETDAAEEPAAGESAAERADDGPAAGESPAAPAAEEPAADKPPAEPADAERAAQLARQRAARDAARQKRLRDADPGRSGLRRSVLAEAGIAVVLLAVTTVLTQTEPGRTEQEAKAATSSSASADAGASGALTLNMPFDTGGKDGKGIVTVDLDPARVGGNELHVYVERPNGRAFDIPEVKVEFTLEAKDIGPLPVVPDHITTGHWSANGVQIPMAGDWEVDVTVRTSDIDEVTVSKNAQIG; encoded by the coding sequence GTGACGCAGACCATCGCCCCCCGCGTCCGGACTCTGGTGCTGCTGCTCCTGGCCGCGGCCTGCGCACTCCTCGCCGGAGCCGGTCCGGCCTCCGCGCACGCCGCGGTGACGGGCAGCGACCCCGCGCAGGGGGCGGTGGTCGACAAGGCCCCGGCCCGGATCACGCTCACCTTCTCCGAGCAGGTCGCGATGTCCGACGACTCGCTGCGCGTGCTCGACCCCGAGGGCAAGCGCGTCGACCTGGGCAAGCCGTCCGACGTCAGCGGCACGACGTACGCCGTGCGCCTGCGGTCCGGCCTGTCCGACGGCACCTACACGGTGGCCTACCAGGTCGTGTCGGCGGACAGCCATCCCGTCTCCGGCGCCTACACCTTCTCCGTCGGCGCGCCCTCCAAGACGTCCGTGACGGTCTCCGGGCAGGGGACCGACGACGGCGTCGTCGGCTGGCTGTACGGCTTCGGGCGGTACGTGTCCTACGCCGGGTTCATCGTGATGGTCGGCGGCGCCGCCTTCGTGCTCGCCTGCTGGCCCCGCGGTTCCGGGGTGCGGCCGGTGCAGCGGTTCGTCGTCTCCGGGTGGCTCGCGCTCACCGCCGCGACCCTCGCCCTGCTGCTCCTGCGCGGCTCCTTCACCGGCTCCGGGAAGGTCGCCGACGTCCTCGACCTGTCCCTCCTCGGGCAGGTGCTGCAGACCAAGACCGGCGCGGCCCTGGTCTCCCGGCTGCTGCTGCTCGCCGCCGCCGCGCTGTTCATCGCCGTGCTGTTCGGGTCGTACGACAAGCGTGACGACCCGCGGGAGAAGCGGGACCTGACCTTCGGTCTCGCCATCGGCGGCGTCGTCGTGGCCGCCGGGCTCGCCGCGAGCTGGGCGATGTCCGAGCACGCCTCGGTCGGGCTCCAGGCGGGCATCGCCATGCCGGTCGACGTCGTCCACCTGCTGGCCGTCGCCGCGTGGCTGGGCGGACTCGGCGCGCTGCTGGCCGCCCTGTACCGGGCACCCGCCGACGCGCCCGTCGACGCGTCCGCCGTACGCCGCTTCTCCCGTGTCGCCTTCGGCAGCGTGCTCGCGCTGATCGCGACCGGGGCGTACCAGTCCTGGCGCCAGCTCGGCTCCTGGTCGGCCTTCACCGACACCCGCTACGGCCAGCTCCTCCTGGCCAAGATCGCCCTCGTCGTCGTCCTCGTCGGCGTCGCGTGGATCTCGCGCCGGTGGACGGGACGGCTGACGGAGGCGGTGCCGGCGGAGCGCGAAAAGGTGCGGGCCGGGGTGGGGGCCTCCGGTGACACCGACGCCGAGACCGACGCCGCCGAGGAGCCCGCTGCCGGGGAGTCCGCCGCCGAGCGCGCCGATGACGGGCCTGCTGCCGGGGAGTCCCCTGCCGCGCCCGCCGCCGAGGAGCCCGCTGCCGACAAGCCCCCCGCCGAGCCCGCCGACGCCGAGCGCGCCGCCCAGCTCGCCCGGCAGCGGGCCGCTCGGGACGCCGCCCGGCAGAAGCGGCTGCGGGACGCCGACCCCGGCCGCTCCGGCCTGCGCCGCTCCGTGCTGGCCGAGGCCGGCATCGCCGTCGTCCTGCTCGCCGTCACCACGGTGCTGACGCAGACCGAGCCGGGACGTACGGAGCAGGAGGCCAAGGCGGCCACCTCGTCCTCCGCCTCCGCCGACGCGGGCGCCTCCGGGGCGCTCACCCTGAACATGCCGTTCGACACCGGCGGCAAGGACGGCAAGGGCATCGTCACGGTCGACCTCGACCCCGCGCGCGTGGGCGGCAACGAGCTGCACGTCTACGTGGAGCGGCCCAACGGACGCGCCTTCGACATCCCCGAGGTGAAGGTCGAGTTCACCCTGGAAGCCAAGGACATCGGGCCCCTGCCCGTCGTCCCCGACCACATCACCACCGGACACTGGTCGGCGAACGGAGTGCAGATCCCCATGGCCGGCGACTGGGAGGTCGACGTGACCGTGCGGACCTCCGACATCGACGAGGTGACCGTTTCCAAGAACGCGCAGATCGGCTGA
- a CDS encoding copper chaperone PCu(A)C encodes MRRRLGPAALVIAGALALAGCGGSDSGDDGGSGGKAELSVGAAYMPQPVSDEMAAGFLTVTNKGGAADELTSVTSDIAGQVTVHETTGGAMREVKSLEIPAHGRLVLKSGGDHLMFEQLKRKPKEGQTVSVELRFARSAPVKVEMPVKPATYTPKTGH; translated from the coding sequence GTGAGGCGGCGACTCGGCCCCGCGGCACTCGTCATAGCCGGGGCGCTGGCCCTGGCCGGCTGCGGCGGCTCCGACTCGGGCGACGACGGCGGCTCGGGCGGCAAGGCGGAACTCTCCGTCGGCGCCGCCTACATGCCGCAGCCGGTCTCCGACGAGATGGCGGCCGGCTTCCTCACCGTCACCAACAAGGGCGGTGCCGCCGACGAGCTGACCTCGGTCACCAGCGACATCGCCGGGCAGGTCACCGTGCACGAGACCACCGGCGGAGCCATGCGGGAGGTCAAGAGCCTGGAGATCCCCGCCCACGGCCGGCTGGTGCTGAAGAGCGGCGGCGACCACCTGATGTTCGAGCAGCTGAAGCGCAAGCCGAAGGAGGGCCAGACCGTCTCGGTCGAGCTGCGCTTCGCCCGCTCCGCCCCCGTCAAGGTCGAGATGCCGGTGAAGCCGGCGACCTACACCCCGAAGACCGGACACTGA
- a CDS encoding ATP-binding protein yields the protein MSIWWSLHLRREAASVPLARRLLIGTMETAGVDPDISYDLSVALSEACANAVEHGGDAGRGPGSEAYRVTAYLDGEKCRIEVADAGPGFPAASAGRSRPQIRPAHDDAEHGRGLCLIEELADHVHIGNKPGRGGAVVSFDKVLKWREDAPLVAV from the coding sequence ATGAGCATCTGGTGGTCACTCCATCTGCGGCGCGAAGCTGCGAGCGTGCCGCTCGCCCGGCGCCTTCTCATCGGCACGATGGAGACCGCGGGCGTCGACCCGGACATCTCCTACGACCTCTCCGTCGCTCTCAGCGAGGCCTGCGCGAACGCCGTGGAGCACGGCGGGGACGCGGGGCGCGGCCCCGGCTCGGAGGCGTACCGGGTCACCGCGTACCTCGACGGCGAGAAGTGCCGGATCGAGGTCGCCGACGCGGGTCCGGGGTTCCCCGCGGCCTCCGCCGGCCGGTCCCGCCCGCAGATCCGCCCCGCGCACGACGACGCGGAGCACGGCAGAGGGCTGTGCCTCATCGAGGAGCTCGCCGACCACGTCCACATCGGCAACAAGCCGGGCCGGGGCGGAGCCGTGGTGAGCTTCGACAAGGTCCTGAAGTGGCGCGAGGACGCCCCGCTGGTGGCGGTCTGA
- the pheA gene encoding prephenate dehydratase, whose product MPASYAYLGPEGTFTEVALRTLPEAATRELIPYVSVQSALDAVRAGEAEAAFVPIENSVEGGITTTLDELVAGAPLMIYREVLLSITFALLVRPGTRLSDIKTVSAHPAAQPQVRNWLKKHLPDAHWESAASNADAARLVQEGQYDAAFAGEFAAARYGLEALETGIHDAENAQTRFVLVGRPARPAAPTGADKTSVVLWQRDDHPGGLRDLLGEFATRGINLMLLQSRPTGAGIGNYCFCIDAEGHISDRRVAEALMGLKRICLQVRYLGSYPRADLQPGEVRAPRPGTSDEEFLAASDWVARCQDGRF is encoded by the coding sequence ATGCCAGCGAGCTATGCGTATCTCGGCCCCGAGGGCACCTTCACCGAAGTCGCCCTGCGCACGCTTCCCGAGGCCGCCACCCGCGAACTCATCCCGTACGTGTCCGTCCAGTCCGCGCTCGACGCGGTACGCGCCGGCGAGGCCGAGGCCGCGTTCGTGCCGATCGAGAACTCCGTCGAGGGCGGCATCACCACCACCCTCGACGAGCTGGTCGCCGGCGCGCCGCTGATGATCTACCGCGAGGTGCTGCTGTCCATCACCTTCGCGCTGCTCGTCCGTCCGGGCACGCGGCTGTCGGACATCAAGACCGTCTCCGCGCACCCGGCCGCCCAGCCGCAGGTGCGCAACTGGCTGAAGAAGCACCTCCCGGACGCGCACTGGGAGTCGGCCGCCTCGAACGCGGACGCCGCCCGATTGGTCCAGGAGGGCCAGTACGACGCCGCCTTCGCCGGGGAGTTCGCCGCCGCCCGCTACGGGCTGGAGGCCCTGGAGACCGGGATCCACGACGCGGAGAACGCCCAGACGCGGTTCGTGCTGGTCGGCCGGCCCGCCCGGCCCGCCGCCCCGACCGGCGCGGACAAGACCTCGGTCGTGCTGTGGCAGCGCGACGACCACCCCGGCGGCCTGCGCGACCTGCTCGGCGAGTTCGCCACCCGCGGCATCAACCTGATGCTGCTCCAGTCCCGGCCCACCGGTGCGGGCATCGGCAACTACTGCTTCTGCATCGACGCCGAGGGCCACATCTCCGACCGCCGGGTGGCGGAAGCCCTGATGGGCCTGAAGCGGATCTGCCTCCAGGTGCGCTACCTCGGTTCGTATCCGCGCGCCGACTTGCAGCCGGGGGAGGTGCGGGCGCCGCGGCCGGGGACCTCGGACGAGGAGTTCCTCGCGGCCTCGGACTGGGTCGCGCGGTGCCAGGACGGCCGGTTCTAG
- the efeB gene encoding iron uptake transporter deferrochelatase/peroxidase subunit, whose translation MPDQSIPQARTPDTVPGENETASSQGISRRRLLGTAGATGLVLGTAGAAVGYAAAPSEAAAPLTSLGTDRAMFHGKHQPGITDGLQARGHLVAFDLAPGAGRKEAAALLRRWSETARRLMAGEPSAHDDTDVARDAGPSSLTITFGFGHSFFARTGLEKQRPVALDPLPEFSSDHLDKNRSDGDLWVQIGANDALVAFHALRAVQKDAGRAAKVRWQMNGFNRSPGATAHPMTARNLMGQIDGTRNPKPSEPDFDQRIFVPEQGEPAWMANGSYAVVRRIRMLLDDWEKLSVKAQEDVIGRRKSDGAALSGGTETTAMDLEKTDAKGNLVVPINAHARITRPDQNGGAAMLRRPFSFHDGIDADGVPDAGLLFICWQADPLRGFVPVQRKLDRGDALSAFIRHESSGLFAVPGGAAEGEYVGQKLLEG comes from the coding sequence ATGCCTGACCAGTCCATTCCGCAGGCCCGTACCCCCGACACCGTTCCCGGGGAGAACGAGACGGCCTCCTCCCAGGGCATCTCACGGCGGCGGCTGCTCGGCACCGCCGGCGCCACCGGGCTCGTGCTCGGCACCGCCGGCGCGGCCGTGGGATACGCCGCCGCTCCCTCCGAAGCCGCCGCTCCGCTGACCTCGCTCGGCACGGACCGGGCGATGTTTCACGGGAAACATCAGCCCGGCATCACCGACGGCCTCCAGGCCCGCGGCCACCTCGTCGCCTTCGACCTGGCCCCGGGTGCCGGCCGCAAGGAAGCCGCCGCCCTGCTCCGCCGCTGGTCGGAGACGGCCCGGCGGCTGATGGCGGGCGAGCCGAGCGCCCACGACGACACCGACGTCGCCCGGGACGCCGGTCCTTCGTCGCTGACGATCACCTTCGGCTTCGGCCACAGCTTCTTCGCCCGGACCGGCCTGGAGAAGCAGCGCCCGGTCGCCCTCGACCCGCTGCCCGAGTTCTCCTCCGACCACCTCGACAAGAACCGCAGCGACGGCGACCTGTGGGTGCAGATCGGCGCCAACGACGCCCTGGTCGCCTTCCACGCCCTGCGCGCCGTCCAGAAGGACGCGGGCCGGGCCGCCAAGGTGCGGTGGCAGATGAACGGCTTCAACCGCTCCCCGGGCGCCACCGCCCACCCCATGACGGCCCGCAACCTCATGGGCCAGATCGACGGCACCCGCAACCCGAAGCCGAGCGAGCCCGACTTCGACCAGCGGATCTTCGTGCCGGAGCAGGGCGAACCGGCCTGGATGGCGAACGGCTCCTACGCCGTCGTCCGCCGGATCCGCATGCTCCTCGACGACTGGGAGAAGCTCTCCGTCAAGGCGCAGGAGGACGTCATCGGGCGCCGCAAGTCCGACGGGGCGGCGCTGTCCGGGGGCACCGAGACGACCGCGATGGACCTGGAGAAGACGGACGCCAAGGGCAACCTCGTCGTCCCGATCAACGCCCACGCCCGCATCACCCGGCCGGACCAGAACGGCGGCGCCGCGATGCTCCGCCGCCCGTTCTCCTTCCACGACGGCATCGACGCCGACGGGGTGCCCGACGCGGGCCTGCTCTTCATCTGCTGGCAGGCCGATCCGCTGCGCGGCTTCGTGCCGGTGCAGCGCAAGCTCGACCGGGGCGACGCCCTGTCCGCGTTCATCCGCCACGAGTCGAGCGGGCTGTTCGCGGTGCCCGGCGGGGCCGCGGAGGGCGAGTACGTGGGGCAGAAGTTGCTGGAGGGGTGA